The bacterium genome includes a window with the following:
- a CDS encoding Glu/Leu/Phe/Val dehydrogenase — MTANRAFNAFAMAQSQFDKIADLIGLDAGTRAYLRTPARERRFTIPVRMDDGRVEVFEGFRIVHNDARGPAKGGVRFHPHETIDTVRAIAMWMTWKCAVVDIPLGGSEGGVVCDPHHLGPREQEALCRGWVRQLGRDLSPETDVPAPDVMTGPQHMLWMLDEYEAMRGGRHPGQFTGKPVGMGGSRGRLQSTGYGLVYVLREALKELGVRPDATTASVQGFGNVAQHAIELYGRIGGRTVAVSCWDEGRGEAATYRRDGGVDLAELRGMTDRYGGIDRARAEAAGYAALPGEAWLEQDVDILMPCALENQITADNVERVKPRVRLVLEGANGPTSPEADEALRGRGVTVLPDFLANAGGVTCSYFEQVQSNMNYYWEMDEVLGKLDQKMTAAYIAVADLARRQDLSLRDAAYVLAINRVASACRDRGWL; from the coding sequence AGTTCGACAAGATCGCCGACCTGATCGGGCTGGACGCCGGCACCCGCGCCTACCTGCGCACGCCGGCCCGCGAGCGGCGCTTCACGATCCCGGTGCGCATGGACGACGGGCGGGTCGAGGTCTTCGAGGGGTTCCGCATCGTCCACAACGACGCGCGCGGCCCGGCCAAGGGCGGCGTGCGCTTCCACCCCCACGAGACGATCGACACGGTGCGCGCCATCGCCATGTGGATGACCTGGAAGTGCGCCGTGGTCGACATCCCGCTGGGCGGCAGCGAGGGCGGCGTGGTCTGCGACCCGCACCACCTCGGCCCGCGCGAGCAGGAGGCGCTCTGCCGCGGCTGGGTCCGCCAGCTCGGCCGCGACCTGTCGCCCGAGACCGACGTGCCGGCCCCGGACGTGATGACCGGCCCGCAGCACATGCTCTGGATGCTCGACGAGTACGAGGCGATGCGCGGCGGCCGCCACCCGGGCCAGTTCACGGGCAAGCCGGTGGGCATGGGCGGCTCGCGCGGCCGGCTGCAGTCCACGGGCTACGGCCTGGTCTACGTGCTGCGCGAGGCGCTCAAGGAGCTGGGCGTGCGTCCCGACGCCACCACGGCCAGCGTGCAGGGCTTCGGCAACGTGGCCCAGCACGCCATCGAGCTGTACGGGCGCATCGGCGGCCGCACCGTGGCCGTGTCCTGCTGGGACGAGGGCCGCGGCGAGGCCGCCACCTACCGCCGCGACGGGGGCGTCGACCTGGCCGAGCTGCGCGGCATGACCGACCGCTACGGCGGCATCGACCGCGCGCGCGCCGAGGCCGCGGGCTACGCCGCGCTGCCGGGCGAGGCCTGGCTGGAGCAGGACGTCGACATCCTGATGCCCTGCGCCCTGGAGAACCAGATCACCGCCGACAACGTCGAGCGCGTGAAGCCGCGCGTCCGCCTCGTCCTGGAAGGCGCCAACGGCCCCACCTCGCCGGAGGCCGACGAGGCCCTGCGCGGCCGCGGCGTGACCGTCCTGCCGGACTTCCTGGCCAACGCCGGCGGCGTGACCTGCAGCTACTTCGAGCAGGTCCAGAGCAACATGAACTACTATTGGGAGATGGACGAGGTCCTGGGCAAGCTGGACCAGAAGATGACCGCCGCCTACATCGCGGTCGCCGACCTCGCGCGTCGCCAGGACCTGTCCCTGCGCGACGCCGCGTACGTGCTGGCGATCAACCGGGTGGCGTCGGCCTGCCGCGACCGCGGCTGGCTGTGA
- a CDS encoding PEP/pyruvate-binding domain-containing protein — protein MISRDAVPAFDRRFFDGADAVSRIGEGELGGKAAGLALMARDILGRFDGAACPGIRVDVPRLVVLTTDVFRAFVDQNDLADAVYGGAPDDRIAHACQRAELPAQFVGDLRALIDGVHSPLAVRSSSLLEDALEHPFAGVYATKMIPNHRLDPDGRFRKLAEAIKFVIASTFFRQPRDYMRSIGRDPREEAMAVVVQEIVGRRRGDLFYPCLSGVGRSYSYYPIGRARPEDGVVNLALGLGKAIVDGGLTWSYSPARPRVGPPFNGLGDMVKNTQTSFWGVNMGTPPPPDPVRETEFLVSSDLARAEADGALDHLVSTFDPASDRLRCGLLPGGARVLDFSPILDAGVLPLNEAVKQMLGLAKAALGADVEIEFALTFGEGGAPARLGLLQARPMQVAVGEVTVGEDELDGPGVLLSSEIVLGHGARADLRDVVYVKPAAFEARHTPRIAAELERINAGLLAEGRTCLLIGFGRWGSSDPWLGVPVDWSQISQARVVVEATLPDMSPDLSQGSHFFHNLISFGVQYLSVPHTGGRAVDWAWLDALPAEHEGELVRHVRTPRPLDVRVDGRARRGVIRHD, from the coding sequence ATGATCTCCCGGGACGCCGTGCCCGCGTTCGACCGCCGTTTCTTCGACGGCGCCGATGCCGTGTCGCGCATCGGGGAGGGGGAGCTCGGCGGCAAGGCGGCCGGCCTCGCGCTCATGGCGCGGGACATCCTGGGCCGCTTCGACGGCGCCGCGTGCCCGGGCATCCGGGTCGACGTGCCGCGGCTGGTGGTCCTGACCACCGACGTCTTCCGCGCCTTCGTGGACCAGAACGACCTGGCGGACGCGGTCTACGGCGGCGCCCCCGACGACCGCATCGCCCACGCCTGCCAGCGCGCGGAGCTGCCGGCCCAGTTCGTCGGTGACCTGCGCGCCCTGATCGACGGCGTGCACTCGCCGCTGGCGGTGCGCTCGTCGAGCCTGCTGGAGGACGCGCTGGAGCACCCGTTCGCCGGCGTCTACGCCACCAAGATGATCCCGAACCACCGGCTCGACCCGGACGGCCGCTTCCGCAAGCTGGCCGAGGCGATCAAGTTCGTCATCGCCTCGACCTTCTTCCGCCAGCCGCGCGACTACATGCGCTCGATCGGCCGCGACCCCCGCGAGGAGGCGATGGCGGTCGTGGTGCAGGAGATCGTCGGCCGGCGCCGCGGCGACCTCTTCTACCCCTGCCTCTCGGGCGTCGGCCGCTCCTACAGCTACTACCCCATCGGCCGCGCGCGCCCCGAGGACGGCGTCGTCAACCTGGCCCTCGGCCTGGGCAAGGCGATCGTCGACGGCGGCCTGACCTGGTCCTACTCGCCGGCCCGGCCGCGCGTCGGCCCGCCCTTCAACGGGCTGGGCGACATGGTCAAGAACACCCAGACCTCGTTCTGGGGCGTGAACATGGGGACGCCGCCGCCGCCCGACCCGGTGCGCGAGACGGAGTTCCTGGTGAGCTCGGACCTGGCCCGCGCGGAGGCCGACGGCGCCCTGGACCACCTGGTGTCCACCTTCGACCCGGCCAGCGACCGCCTGCGCTGCGGCCTGCTGCCCGGCGGCGCGCGCGTGCTGGACTTCTCGCCCATCCTGGACGCCGGCGTGCTGCCGCTGAACGAGGCGGTGAAGCAGATGCTGGGCCTGGCGAAGGCGGCCCTCGGCGCCGACGTGGAGATCGAGTTCGCGCTGACCTTCGGCGAGGGCGGCGCGCCCGCGCGGCTGGGCCTGCTGCAGGCGCGGCCCATGCAGGTGGCCGTCGGCGAGGTGACCGTCGGCGAGGACGAGCTGGACGGCCCGGGAGTCCTGCTGTCCTCGGAGATCGTGCTGGGGCACGGCGCCCGCGCCGACCTGCGGGACGTCGTCTACGTGAAGCCGGCCGCCTTCGAGGCCCGCCACACGCCGCGCATCGCCGCGGAGCTGGAGCGCATCAACGCCGGCCTGCTGGCCGAGGGGCGGACCTGCCTGCTGATCGGCTTCGGCCGCTGGGGCAGCTCCGATCCCTGGCTGGGCGTGCCGGTGGACTGGAGCCAGATCTCCCAGGCCCGCGTCGTGGTCGAGGCCACGCTGCCGGACATGAGCCCCGACCTGAGCCAGGGCTCCCATTTCTTCCACAACCTGATCAGCTTCGGCGTGCAGTACCTGTCGGTGCCGCACACCGGCGGCCGGGCCGTCGACTGGGCCTGGCTGGACGCGCTGCCGGCCGAGCACGAGGGCGAACTCGTGCGCCACGTCCGCACCCCGCGACCGTTGGACGTCCGCGTCGACGGGCGCGCCCGCAGGGGAGTGATCCGCCATGACTGA
- a CDS encoding PEP/pyruvate-binding domain-containing protein gives MTDDRDPTLAQLLVSLQERSKELDCLYRIEELFAEQGKSRQDVCRGVAEALVTGMQYPTICQAEVACDGVVHRTENGPRTPCHLRAEILVQEQMTGEVCVYYTGSCPDVGDGPFLKEERRLLKSVADRLAHYVLFERLRDLRKVRAHVREDGIEEPLWLMPIQMLRESDPHLHQSIARKLLNLLCSMGVDEAQAMLGRVDSVVSAETVSGEVNVPGVVQKRDESVLLSDAPFFMAARHMTDHEILLKVQKWIQDDRAGLFLKILDNPRTTLPELADALRRYHHLVGEGSSLQPSTVTNMHVSLVRRFLTEQLDYIKVAKEFVTVADLRALVDRLIMPVDGTGKLGGKGSGLILAERILARASTPDRPVGEVHVPRTWYLASDATLEFIAHNDLEDVIEQKYKEIGQVRQEYPNIIQLFKHSPLPPHLRQGLAAALDDLGEVPLIVRSSSLLEDRFGTSFSGKYKSLFLPNQGERGERLDALCDAITEIYASVFGPDPVEYRRDRGLLDFSEEMGILIQEVVGRRVGRYFLPAFAGVAFSRNEFRWSPRIRRDDGLIRLVPGLGTRAVDRVGDDFPVLAVPGQPNLRVNVELEEIVRYAPNKIDVIDLEQNAFVTLSIADLLREVGGRYPGLELVFSQLNEGMLQRPRRLMFDAAHDELVATFDGLINGTPFVRHLRNVLVILEEKLGTPVDIEFAHDGERFYLLQCRPQSHTDDAAPAPIPKNLPVKDVLFTADRHVSNGWMPDVTHVVYVDPDAYASLEDRASMLAVGRAIGDLNKLLPKRCFILMGPGRWGSRGDIKLGVSVTYADISHTSMLVEIARQKGGYLPDLSFGTHFFQDLVEARIRYLPLYPDRDGIVFNEQFLLGARNLLPELLPQYAELAGTLRVIDVPAEAGGRVLRVLMNADLDEALACFVEPGQERGTGADAAAELIGQPGEVWRWRLQMAERIARDVDAARFGVKAMYVFGSVKNATAGPASDIDLLVHMEDDPVRQAALRVWLDGWSRCLAEINYLRTGYRSSGLIDAHLITDRDIAERSSFAVKIGAITDPARELHLGGGDEPA, from the coding sequence ATGACTGACGACCGCGACCCGACGCTGGCCCAGCTGCTGGTCTCGCTGCAGGAGCGCTCGAAGGAGCTGGACTGCCTCTACCGCATCGAGGAACTGTTCGCGGAACAGGGGAAATCGCGGCAGGACGTCTGTCGCGGCGTGGCCGAGGCCCTCGTCACCGGCATGCAGTACCCGACCATCTGCCAGGCCGAGGTGGCGTGCGACGGCGTCGTGCACCGCACCGAGAACGGCCCGCGCACGCCCTGCCACCTGCGCGCCGAGATCCTGGTGCAGGAGCAGATGACGGGGGAGGTCTGCGTCTACTACACCGGCTCGTGCCCCGACGTGGGCGACGGCCCCTTCCTGAAGGAGGAGCGGCGCCTGCTGAAATCGGTGGCCGACCGCCTGGCCCACTACGTCCTCTTCGAGCGCCTGCGGGACCTGCGCAAGGTGCGCGCGCACGTCCGCGAGGACGGGATCGAAGAGCCGCTGTGGCTGATGCCCATCCAGATGCTGCGCGAGTCGGACCCCCACCTCCACCAGAGCATCGCGCGCAAGCTGCTGAACCTGCTCTGCTCGATGGGCGTCGACGAGGCCCAGGCCATGCTCGGGCGCGTGGACTCCGTGGTGTCGGCCGAGACGGTCTCCGGCGAGGTGAACGTGCCGGGCGTCGTCCAGAAGCGCGACGAGTCCGTGCTGCTGTCGGACGCGCCGTTCTTCATGGCCGCGCGCCACATGACCGACCACGAGATCCTGCTGAAGGTCCAGAAGTGGATCCAGGACGACCGCGCCGGCCTCTTCCTGAAGATCCTGGACAACCCGCGCACGACCCTGCCCGAGCTGGCTGACGCGCTGCGCCGCTACCACCACCTGGTGGGCGAGGGTTCCTCGCTGCAGCCCTCGACGGTCACCAACATGCACGTCTCGCTGGTGCGGCGCTTCCTCACCGAGCAGCTCGACTACATCAAGGTCGCCAAGGAGTTCGTGACGGTCGCCGACCTGCGCGCCCTGGTCGACCGCCTGATCATGCCCGTGGACGGCACCGGCAAGCTGGGCGGCAAGGGCTCGGGCCTGATCCTCGCCGAGCGCATCCTGGCCCGCGCCTCCACGCCGGACCGGCCCGTCGGCGAGGTCCACGTCCCGCGCACCTGGTACCTGGCGTCCGACGCCACGCTGGAGTTCATCGCGCACAACGACCTCGAGGACGTCATCGAGCAGAAGTACAAGGAGATCGGGCAGGTCCGGCAGGAGTACCCCAACATCATCCAGCTCTTCAAGCACTCGCCGCTGCCGCCGCACCTGCGCCAGGGCCTGGCCGCGGCGCTGGACGACCTGGGCGAGGTGCCGCTGATCGTGCGCAGCTCCAGCCTGCTCGAGGACCGCTTCGGCACCTCGTTCTCCGGCAAGTACAAGAGCCTGTTCCTGCCCAACCAGGGCGAGCGCGGCGAGCGCCTCGACGCCCTCTGCGACGCCATCACCGAGATCTACGCCTCGGTGTTCGGGCCCGACCCCGTCGAGTACCGCCGCGACCGCGGCCTGCTGGACTTCAGCGAGGAGATGGGGATCCTGATCCAGGAGGTCGTGGGCCGCCGCGTCGGCCGCTACTTCCTGCCGGCCTTCGCCGGCGTGGCCTTCAGCCGCAACGAGTTCCGCTGGTCGCCGCGGATCCGGCGCGACGACGGCCTGATCCGCCTGGTGCCCGGGCTGGGCACGCGCGCCGTCGACCGCGTCGGCGACGACTTTCCGGTGCTGGCGGTGCCGGGCCAGCCCAACCTGCGGGTGAACGTGGAGCTCGAGGAGATCGTGCGCTACGCGCCGAACAAGATCGACGTCATCGACCTCGAGCAGAACGCCTTCGTCACGCTGTCGATCGCCGACCTGCTGCGCGAGGTGGGCGGCCGCTACCCGGGTCTCGAGCTGGTGTTTTCGCAGCTGAACGAGGGCATGCTGCAGCGCCCGCGGCGCCTGATGTTCGACGCCGCGCACGACGAGCTGGTGGCGACCTTCGACGGCCTGATCAACGGCACGCCCTTCGTGCGCCACCTGCGCAACGTGCTGGTGATCCTCGAGGAGAAGCTGGGCACGCCGGTGGACATCGAGTTCGCCCACGACGGCGAGCGGTTCTACCTGCTGCAGTGCCGGCCCCAGAGCCACACCGACGACGCCGCCCCGGCGCCGATCCCCAAGAACCTGCCGGTCAAGGACGTCCTGTTCACGGCCGACCGGCACGTGTCCAACGGCTGGATGCCCGACGTCACCCACGTGGTCTACGTCGACCCCGACGCCTACGCGTCGCTCGAGGACCGCGCGAGCATGCTGGCGGTGGGGCGCGCGATCGGCGACCTGAACAAGCTGCTGCCGAAGCGCTGCTTCATCCTGATGGGCCCCGGCCGCTGGGGCAGCCGCGGCGACATCAAGCTGGGCGTGAGCGTGACCTACGCGGACATCAGCCACACCTCGATGCTGGTGGAGATCGCGCGGCAGAAGGGCGGCTACCTGCCCGACCTCTCCTTCGGGACCCACTTCTTCCAGGACCTGGTGGAGGCACGCATCCGCTACCTGCCGCTGTACCCGGACCGCGACGGCATCGTGTTCAACGAGCAGTTCCTGCTGGGGGCGCGCAACCTGCTGCCCGAGCTGCTGCCCCAGTACGCCGAGCTCGCGGGCACGCTGCGGGTGATCGACGTGCCGGCCGAGGCCGGGGGGCGCGTGCTGCGCGTGCTGATGAACGCCGACCTCGACGAGGCCCTCGCCTGCTTCGTCGAGCCGGGGCAGGAGCGCGGCACGGGCGCCGACGCGGCGGCCGAGCTGATCGGCCAGCCCGGCGAGGTCTGGCGCTGGCGCCTGCAGATGGCCGAGCGCATCGCGCGCGACGTCGACGCGGCGCGCTTCGGCGTCAAGGCGATGTACGTCTTCGGCAGCGTGAAGAACGCGACGGCCGGCCCGGCCAGCGACATCGACCTGCTGGTCCACATGGAGGACGACCCGGTGCGGCAGGCGGCCCTGCGGGTCTGGCTCGACGGCTGGAGCCGCTGCCTGGCGGAGATCAACTACCTGCGCACCGGCTACCGCAGCTCCGGGCTGATCGACGCGCACCTGATCACCGACCGGGATATCGCCGAGCGGTCGAGCTTCGCCGTGAAGATCGGCGCGATCACCGACCCGGCCCGCGAGCTCCACCTCGGCGGCGGCGACGAGCCGGCCTGA
- a CDS encoding metallophosphoesterase, giving the protein MGLCHFATDLHGRPDRYRKLWDAAAAERPAALFLGGDLLPHRLVAGGDFVAEVLAAGFRRLRASLGAAYPAVFLIPGNDDPADELPGLAAGEHEGLWIQAHGRRVAWGDRSVLGYACIPPSPFLLKDWERYDVSRYVDPGCLSPEEGRRTVARDEREIRLATIAAELDELAGDGDLSRAVCLFHCPPYGCDLDRAALDGRSVDHVPLDVHIGSIAIRRFLEARRPPLSLHGHVHEAARLTGAWRATIGDTLACNGAHDGPELALMRFDPDDPDAAARALL; this is encoded by the coding sequence ATGGGCCTCTGCCACTTCGCGACCGACCTGCACGGCCGCCCGGACCGCTACCGCAAGCTCTGGGACGCGGCCGCCGCCGAACGCCCCGCCGCCCTGTTCCTGGGCGGCGACCTGCTGCCGCACCGGTTGGTCGCCGGCGGCGATTTCGTCGCCGAAGTGCTGGCCGCCGGCTTCCGCCGCCTGCGCGCGAGCCTGGGCGCCGCCTACCCCGCGGTCTTCCTCATCCCCGGCAACGACGATCCCGCCGACGAGCTGCCCGGCCTCGCCGCGGGCGAACACGAGGGGCTCTGGATCCAGGCGCACGGCCGGCGCGTCGCCTGGGGCGACCGGAGCGTGCTGGGCTACGCCTGCATCCCCCCCTCGCCGTTCCTGCTCAAGGACTGGGAGCGCTACGACGTGTCGCGCTACGTGGATCCCGGCTGCCTGTCGCCGGAGGAGGGACGGCGCACCGTCGCGCGCGACGAGCGCGAGATCCGGCTGGCGACGATCGCGGCGGAGCTGGACGAGCTGGCGGGAGACGGGGACCTGTCGCGCGCGGTCTGCCTGTTCCACTGCCCGCCGTACGGCTGCGACCTGGACCGCGCCGCCCTGGACGGCAGGTCGGTCGACCACGTGCCGCTGGACGTGCACATCGGGAGCATCGCGATCCGCAGGTTCCTCGAGGCGCGGCGGCCGCCGCTGTCGCTGCACGGCCACGTGCACGAGGCCGCGCGGCTGACCGGCGCCTGGCGCGCGACGATCGGCGACACCCTGGCCTGCAACGGCGCCCACGACGGGCCGGAGCTGGCCCTGATGCGCTTCGACCCCGACGACCCCGACGCGGCCGCGCGCGCCCTGCTCTAG